The Aethina tumida isolate Nest 87 chromosome 6, icAetTumi1.1, whole genome shotgun sequence genome has a segment encoding these proteins:
- the LOC126265933 gene encoding uncharacterized protein LOC126265933: protein MGLTFDFYNSDNNSTNPSVYEKPSSYVNQLNYQQQKKKQKQKQKRRPKQRLTLDNVYRKPRYDETIQKMETRTYYPYIKSFNNNDVIEISINQRDSWVLMHEAAIVIEGELRRDGGEGEVSLVNNAGAFMFDNITYELNGKEVDSVRTPGIVSTIRGYLCYNQMDSNILSTAGWCYPNNLVTTKNKSTFVLRIPLHHLFGLFIDYKLAQFGKHTLRLVRARSDLDAIVCKSLKDTAPTSGIIKMTNICLKAPIVVPNDMLKIKLLDSIKNDKPILLPFRRWEYHELPQLTTGSTKEIWGVKTCTAEESPRFVIVAFQSDKRENDSVDTTVFDNMHASEVRVVLNGEYYPAERQGLNFAKHSYTESHYNYTQFFNNFKHDASQAKQPLLDYSTFRIIPYLLLIAPKEIQH from the exons ATGGGTTTGACTTTCGATTTCTATAATTCGGACAACAACAGTACAAATCCATCAGTATATGAAAAACCGTCATCGTATGTGAATCAGCTTAATTATCAACAGCAAAAGAAGAAACAGAAGCAGAAGCAGAAGCGCAGGCCGAAGCAACGTTTGACTCTAGACAAC GTCTACCGCAAACCACGGTACGacgaaacaattcaaaaaatggaaaCTCGCACCTATTACCCATACATAAAAtcgttcaataataatgaCGTTATTGAAATCTCCATAAACCAGAGGGATTCCTGGGTACTGATGCACGAGGCGGCAATTGTGATTGAAGGGGAGCTGAGAAGAGATGGTGGTGAAGGTGAAGTTTCACTGGTCAACAATGCTGGTGCATTTATGTTTGACAATATCACGTACGAACTAAACGGAAAAGAAGTGGACTCTGTTCGTACACCGGGAATCGTCTCCACAATTAGAGGATATCTTTGTTACAATCAAATGGATAGCAATATTTTGAGTACGGCAGGATGGTGTTACCCAAACAATCTAGTTACGACCAAGAACAAGTCAACGTTTGTTTTAAGAATACCACTGCATCATCTGTTTGGTCTATTTATCGACTATAAACTAGCTCAATTTGGTAAACACACCTTAAGATTGGTCAGAGCTCGAAGCGATCTAGATGCTATTGTGTGTAAATCCTTGAAAGATACAGCACCCACCTCAGGTATCATCAAAATGACCAACATTTGTCTAAAAGCACCCATTGTTGTTCCAAATGAcatgctgaaaataaaattgttggattcgataaaaaatgataaacctATACTTTTACCATTCAGAAGATGGGAATATCATGAACTGCCACAATTAACAACTGGATCAACGAAGGAAATTTGGGGTGTGAAAACATGTACAGCTGAGGAGAGTCCACGATTTGTAATTGTTGCTTTTCAATCGGACAAAAGAGAAAATGATTCGGTTGATACGACCGTCTTTGATAATATGCACGCCTCGGAAGTACGGGTCGTGTTGAACGGTGAATATTATCCAGCTGAACGACAGGGTTTGAATTTTGCCAAACACAGTTATACCGAATCACATTACAACTATACtcagttttttaacaatttcaaacatGATGCATCCCAAGCAAAACAACCTCTACTCGATTATTCAACGTTTAGGATAATAccatatttgttattgattgCTCCAAAAGAAATACAGCACTGA